One genomic segment of Christensenellaceae bacterium 44-20 includes these proteins:
- a CDS encoding DUF2232 domain-containing protein, with protein sequence MEQTTTKKLGSAVLELAIALAAQIALYCISRAVWITLPIMAIPGVFIGARHGFGWGAACAVLSGFAACLLLGQSGAFLVAIALPVFLLGSIAVRLVRRSYDGLIVMGGAMALSVGAGIWAVQFLLGKDPVSYIVDYLAWLFANDAQASSLAYCLFHAGEISAGAFSLETFLLTPMEEVVAYVTAGEQLNALRSVLSGYLPVLSVNYCVYGGALTYFISRALSRRSGGKVSPVPAFSEFFLPKDQGVYMILLFAASMLPSLFGWESLLLMGDMLFGLVTAVFAIEGMSFVDFLLRLKIKNPYGRGAIIAVLYLLAPYLLMTAGAVEQGMQLRRHIKVIKL encoded by the coding sequence GTGGAACAGACGACGACAAAAAAACTGGGCAGCGCGGTTTTAGAGCTTGCCATTGCGCTGGCGGCCCAGATTGCGCTATATTGTATCTCCAGGGCGGTTTGGATTACGCTGCCCATCATGGCCATTCCCGGGGTGTTCATCGGGGCGCGGCATGGCTTTGGCTGGGGCGCGGCATGCGCCGTGCTCAGCGGCTTTGCGGCCTGCCTGCTTCTGGGGCAAAGCGGGGCATTTCTGGTGGCCATCGCGCTGCCCGTCTTTTTGCTGGGCTCTATTGCCGTGCGCCTGGTGCGCCGCTCGTATGACGGGTTGATCGTCATGGGCGGGGCGATGGCGCTCTCGGTGGGCGCGGGCATCTGGGCCGTGCAGTTTCTGCTGGGCAAAGATCCCGTCAGCTATATCGTGGACTACCTGGCCTGGCTTTTCGCCAACGACGCCCAGGCATCCAGCCTGGCCTACTGCCTGTTCCATGCTGGGGAGATCTCGGCCGGCGCGTTTTCGCTGGAGACGTTTTTGCTGACGCCCATGGAAGAGGTTGTCGCGTATGTTACGGCGGGCGAGCAGCTCAATGCGCTGCGCTCCGTGCTTTCGGGGTATCTGCCTGTTTTAAGCGTCAACTACTGCGTCTATGGCGGCGCGCTGACGTATTTCATCAGCCGGGCGCTGAGCAGGCGGAGCGGCGGCAAAGTCTCCCCGGTTCCGGCGTTCTCCGAGTTCTTTCTGCCAAAGGATCAGGGCGTCTACATGATCCTGCTGTTTGCGGCGTCTATGCTGCCCTCGCTGTTTGGCTGGGAATCCCTCCTGCTGATGGGGGATATGCTCTTTGGGCTGGTAACGGCGGTTTTCGCCATCGAGGGCATGTCGTTCGTGGATTTTCTGCTGCGGCTGAAGATCAAAAACCCCTATGGCAGGGGCGCGATCATCGCCGTGCTCTATCTGCTGGCGCCCTATCTGCTCATGACGGCCGGGGCCGTGGAGCAGGGAATGCAGCTGAGAAGGCATATCAAGGTGATCAAATTATAG